Below is a window of Streptomyces qaidamensis DNA.
GGACCAACCGGGCCACAGCGACGATCATCCGCGGCGGCACCGGAGAGAACTACCCGCAGCTCTACAACGACATCGCGGCCGCCTACCAGAACGCGCTGCGCTGGAAGGTCGCCGGCACCGAGGCCAACGCACAGTGCGCCGCGAACATCCTCAACGCCTGGTCGCGCACCCTGACCACGGTCACCGGCAACGCCGACCGGTTCCTCGCCGCCGGCCTCTACGGCTGGCAGTTCGCCAACGCCTGCGAACTCATGCGGGACCACCCGGCGTTCGACCTCGCCGCCGCCCAGGACATGCTGGTCAGGGTCTTCTACCCGCTCAACAACCAGTTCCTCACCGGCCACAACGACGCCTGCATCACCAACTACTGGGCCAACTGGGACCTGTGCAACATGGCCTCGGTCATGGCCATCGGCATCCTCACCGACAACGCCGCCAAGTACGACCAGGCCGTCACCTACTTCAAGTCCGGAGCGGGAAACGGTTCCATCCAGCACGCCGTCCCGTTCCTGTACGGCAACGTCGAGGGCTACGACCTCGGCCAGTGGCAGGAGTCCGGCCGCGACCAGGGCCACACGGTCATGGGCATGGGCCAGATGGGCGCGCTCTGCGAGATGGCCTGGAACCAGGGCGACGACCTCTACTCCTACGACGGCCGCCGCTTCATGAAGGCCGCCCAGTACGTCGCCAAGTACAACCTGAACATGGACGTGCCGTTCACCACCTACACCTGGGGCACCGGCCAGAGCTGTGCCCAGCAGTCGCAGACCGTGCCCGGCTCCGCGTCCCGCGGCCAGGTCCGCCCGGTCTGGGCGATGCTCCACTACCACTACGGGCGGCGCCTGCTCCTCGACGACAAGTACATCGCCCAGATGTGCTTCTCCGTCGCCCCCGAGGGCGGAGGAGGTGACTACGGCACCACCAGCGGCGGCTTCGACCAGCTCGGCTTCGGCACGCTGATGTACGCCAAGTAACCCGAACAGCCCTCCCACCCGCCCGTGCGCCGGAATACCGGAACAGAATGAGTTGCTCTGATCTTCACGGTGCACGAGCGCGGTGAGGAGGCTGGTGGACGCATGACGGCAGACCAGGCAGACCCCGTGGTGAGGACGCCCTTCGGTGCCCTGCGGGGCCGGTACGAACGCGGTGTCGCGGTCTTCCGCGGCATCCCGTACGCGGCCCCGCCCTTCGGACCCCGCCGCTTCCGCCCGCCCGTGCCGCTGCCGCCCTGGGACGGTGTCCGCGACGCCGGCGCCTTCGGCCCCACCCCGCCGAAACCGCCGTATTCCGACGCCTTCGCCCACTACCTGTCCGACCCGGTCGTGCCGGGTGACGACTGCCTCAACCTCAACGTCTGGACCCCGCAGCCCGGCCCCGGAGCCCGCCTCCCCGTCCTGGTCTGGCTGCACGGCGGCGCCCTGACCAGAGGCTCCTCCGCCGTACCCGTCTACGACGGCCACTCCTTCGCCCGCGACGGCGTGGTCTGTGTATCCATCAACTACCGGCTGGGTGTCGAGGGCTACGGCCTGTTCCCGGACACGCCCCCGAACCCTGGCCTGCGGGACCAGATCGCCGCCCTGACCTGGGTGTACGAGGCCATCGAGGCCTTCGGCGGCGACCCCGGCCGCATCACTCTCTTCGGCCAGTCCGCCGGGGCCATCAGCATCGGCGCCCTCATCGCCGCCCCGCAGACCCAGGGGCTGGTGCGCCGGGCCGTCCTGCAGAGCGGACCGCCCGAGGCGTCCGAGCGGGCCAGGGTGCGGCGGATGGTGCGCCGGATGGCCGCCCGGCTGAAGATCCCCGCCACCGCCGAGGCCTTCGCCGCCGTCGACCGCGAGCTGCTGCTGCGCACCCAGGCCGAGGTGGGGAAGCGGAGCAGCCCGGTGGTCGGCGGCCCCGCCTTCGGCATCGTCGTCGACGGCGACGTCGTTCCCCGCGACCCCTTGGAGGCCCTCACGGACGGCGGCGCCGCCCCCGGCGTCGAGCTGCTGCTGGGCTGGACCCGTGACGAGTACCGGCTGTGGCTGGTGCCGGGCGGTCTCCTGGAGCGCGTCGACCGCCTCGGGGCCGTCGCCGTCGCGGGCGCCATGGCCCGCTGCCACTGCGGCGGCGAGGTCCCGCGCGGCTACCGCACCCTGCACCCCGAGGCCGGCACGGCGGAGATCGTCGGTCAGCTCGTCACCGACCACCTGCTCCGCCTCCCCCTGCACCACCTCGCCGACGCCCGCACGGAGCCGTCGTACCTCTACGAGTTCGCCTGGCCCTCGAACCTGCCCGGCCTCGGCTCCTGCCACGCGCTGGAGCTGGGCTTCGTCTTCGACACCGGGGACGCCGCGGAGTCCCGGAAACTGGCGGGAGAGGGCGCGCCGCAGGAGCTGGCGGACGCCATGCACGCGGCCTGGGTGCGGTTCGCCGCGGACGGCGACCCGGGCTGGGAGCGCTGGGACGCGGCCCACCCGGTGCGCGTCTTCGGAGACCGCGCACCGGACGCCGAGGACGGTGTGGCCTATACGGCGTACGGTCCCCGGGACCGTGAACTCGCCCTGTGGCAGGCCGACGCCCTCAGACCTGCGGAACCCGCACCCGTGGTGGTCCCGGCCGACGTCTCGCCCGCTCGCGGTACCGAACTGCGGTCGGCCGTACGGCGGCTGCGCCGCTCCGGCGCCCTGCGGCGCCACTGACGGCTGCTCACTCCGCCGGGCAGGCCGTGGGGCTCAGCGTGCCCGGGGCGGCCCCACCGAGCCCCTCACCACCACGTGCGTGCCCAGCAGCAGGTGTTCGTCCGGCGCGCCCGGGGTCCGCTCCAGCGCCGTGCGGACGGCGAGGCGGCCGAGTTCCTCGTAGGGGACGTGCACCGTCGTCAGGGCCGGGTGCAGGTCGCGGGCGAAGGGGATGTCGTCGTAGCCGGCGAGGGAGACGTCGTCCGGCACCGTCAGGCCCGCCTCGTGCAGGGCGGTGAGGGCACCGGCCGCGACCATGTCCGTGGCCGCCACCACCGCGCTGAACTGCAGGCCGTCCTTGAGCGCTTGCTGCATCAGGCGGTGGCCGGCGTCCCGGGTGAAGTCGCCGTGCAGGACGAGGGACGGGTCCGGGTCGAGGCCGCGGGCCCGGTGTGCGGCGACATAACCGCGTTCGCGGCCCAGGGCCGTGGTGTGGTCCGCCCGGCCGCCGAGGTACAGCACCCGGCGGTGGCCCTGCGCGAGCACGTGGGCGACCAGGGTGTAGGCACCGCCCTCGTTGTCGTACTCGATGACCGTCACCGGAGCACCCGGGTCCAGCGGCGGCCGGCCGCACAGGACCAGGCGGGAGCCGGCCGAGGCGAGGGAGTCGGCCATGCGGTGGGTGCGTTCGCGGTACTCGGGGGTGTCGGCCGTGCCGCCGACCAGGATCACGGCGGCGGCCCGCTGGGCGCGCATCATCTCGACGAACTCCAGCTCGTGCCGGACGTCGCCCTCCGTGCTGCACACCAGGCAGAGATGGCCGAGCCGGGTCGCCTCGCGCTCCACCCCGTGGGCCATGTGCGCGAACGACGGGCCGGTGATGTCCTCCAGGACGAAGGCGAGGGTGGGCGTGCCGGCGCCGGCGATCGCCTTCGCCCGGGCGTCGGCCACGTAGTCCAGCTCGCGGACCGCCCGCATCACGCGCCCGCGGGTCGCCGCGCTCACCGGATACTCGCCGCCCAGCACCCGGGACACCGTCGACGCGGAGACCCCCGCGCGCGCCGCCACGTCCCGGATGGTGCTGCGGCCCGCGTCCCCGCTCTTCCTCGTCATGCCTGCCTCGTCCCTCCCGGGCACCGGTCCGCGCCCACCCCCGCGGGAACTGCGGCAATGCCGTAGCAACCGGTTCCCATGACGGAGGCTAGCAGTGCGGGGACGGGGTGGAGGAGGGGTGTGCGCGGACTGTCGGAGTGCGGGCTCCGCGGCCGCGCTACGCCGCCGCCAGCGCCCCCGCGATGCCCGCGACGCCGTCCGGTCCGACCCGGCAGCAGCCGCCGATCAGCCGGGCCCCGGCCTGCTGCCAGCCCTTCACCTGGCCGACGGTGAAGGTCGACCGGCCGGTCCAGGCGCGGGCCTCGGCGTCCCAGGTCTCCCCGCTGTTGGGGTAGACGACGACCGGCTTGCCGGTGACCCGCGCCGCCGTCGCGGCCGCGCCGTCCACGTCCTGCGGAGCGCAGCAGTTCACCCCGACCGCGATCACCTCGTCCGCCTCGGCGGCCAGGGCGAAGGCCTCCTCCAGCGGCTGCCCGGCCCGGGTGCGGTCACCGGCGACGGAGTAGGTCAGCCAGGCCGGTACCCCGAGCCCGCGCACCGCCCGCAGCAGGGCCGCGGCCTCGTCCGCGTCCGGGACCGTCTCCAGGGCGAGGACATCGGGCCCGGCCGCGGCCAGTACTTCCAGGCGCGGCCGGTGGAAACGTTCCAGCTCGTCCACGCTCAGCCCGTAGCGCCCCCGGTACTCCGAACCGTCCGCGAGCATCGCCCCGTACGGACCGGCCGAGGCCGCCACCCACAGGGGCCGCGGGACACGCGCCCGCCGGGCCGCCTCCCGGGCCGACTCCACGCTCAGCGCCATGAGTTCGGCCGCCCGCTCACGAGCGATCCCGCGCTGGGCGAACCCCTCGAACGTGGCCTGGTAGCTGGCCGTGATCGCCACGTCCGCCCCCGCCCGGAAGTAGGCGAGGTGCGCCTCGGTCACCGCCTCCGGCTGTTCGGCGAGCAGCCGCGCCGACCACAGCTCGTCGCTCAGGTCGTGCCCGGCCGATTCGAGCTGGTTGGACATGCCGCCGTCGAGGACGACCGTCCCGGCGGCAAGGGCTTCGGCGAGGGTGATGGTGCTCGTCATGCGAACGACCGTAGCCGAGATCCGCCCGCGGCCCCCAGCCGAAGGTGTCCATCACATGAACAGGTCGACCAGCATGTGGGATGACGGTTTACGATCAGGGCCCTCCCCTTCCGCTTGTACAGGAACCCTCATGACCGTCCCCAGCCCCACCGAGGCCGCCGAACCCGCCGAGCCGGCGACCCCCGCGGCACCCGCTCCCCGCCGCACCTTCGGCCTCGCCGCCGCAACGGCCCTCGTCATGGGCAACATCATCGGCGGCGGCATCTTCGCCCTGCCCGCCACCGTCGCCCCCTACGGCACGGTCAGCCTGCTCGCCTTCCTCGTGCTCTCGGTCGGAGCCGTACTGCTCGCGCTGCTCTTCGGCAAGCTCGCACGGCGCAGCCCCGTCACCGGCGGCCTCTACGTCTACCCACGGGACGCCTTCGGCGAGTTCGCCGGGTTCCTGTCGGCCTGGTCGTACTGGACGATGTGCTGGGTCAGCATCGCCGCCCTGGCCGTCGCGGTCGTGGGCTACGCCGACGTCCTGATACCCCTGCACGGCGACCACACCCTCCAGGCCCTCGTCGCCCTGGCCGCCCTCTGGCTGCCCGCCGCCGCGAACTTCGCGGGCACGCGCTGGGTCGGCACGGTCCAGGTCGTCTCCACGATCCTGAAGTTCGTCCCGCTGCTCCTGCTCGCCACGGTCGGCCTGTTCTTCGTCGACGCGGACAACTTCGGCCCGTTCAACGCATCCGGTCAGAGCGTCTCCGGGGCGCTCGCCGCCTCCGCCGCCCTGCTGCTGTACAGCTTCCTCGGGGTCGAGTCGGCCGCCGTCAGCGCCGGCGAGGTCCGTGACCCCGAGCGCACGGTGGGCCGGGCGAGCGTCCTCGGCACGCTGGCCTCCGCCCTCGTCTACGTCCTCGGCACCATCGCCGTCTTCGGGCTGGTCCCGCACGACCGGCTCGTCGACTCGGGCGCCCCCTTCGCCGACGCCGTGAACGCCGTCACCGGCAGTTCCTGGGGTGGCATCGCCATCGCCCTGGTCGCCGTCGCCTCGATCACCGGCTGCCTCAACGGCTGGATCCTCATGGCCGCGCAGATGCCGTACGCCGCCGCCCGCGACGGCCTCTTCCCCGCGCCCTTCGCCCGCCTCGGCAAGGGCGGCGTCCCCGGCTTCGGAGTGTGGGCCTGCGCGGTCCTCGGCACCCTCCTCATCGGCCTCAACTACACGGCCGGCCCGGACACCACCTTCCGCGTCCTCGTCCTGATCACGACGTTCACCGGCTGCGTTCCCTACCTGCTGTCGGCCGCCGCCCAGTTGTACTGGCTGGCCCGCGGCACCCGCGACCGCGTCCGTCCCGCGGGACTCGCCCGGGACCTGACGGTCGCCGTCCTGTCCTTCGGCTTCTCGTTCTGGCTGATCGCCGGTGCGGGGTACGCCGCCGTGTACCAGGGCGTGCTGTTCCTCTTCGCCGGGATCCCGGTGTACGTGTGGCTGCGGGGACGCAAGGACACGGCGGAGGCGGCGGCATAGCATCGGGGGATGCCCGAGGTCGCCGCAGCGCATGCCGAAGTCCGTGAGGTCCTGGGAGTCCCGGCACACGAGGCGGTGTTCGAGCCGCTCCCGCACAACCCGTCCAACGGTGTCACGGCCGGGGTGTGGCGGGTCACCGGCGGCGGCCGCTCGGCCGTCCTGAAGGTGCTGACGCGCACGAAGGAGACCAGCGTCGCCTGGTCGGCCTCCAACGACCCGCGGCACTGGAACTTCTGGCGGCGCGAGGCGTACGTCTACCGGTCCGGGCTCGCCCGGGTCTGGCAGTGGCACGGCATCCGCGCGCCCCGGCTGCTGGAGTGCGCCGAACGCCCGGACGGCGACGTGGCGTTGTGGCTGGAGGACGTACCGGGCGAACCGGCGACGACCTGGCCCCTCAGCCGCCACGTCGACCACGCCCACCGCCTGGGCGCCGCACAGGGCGCGGTAGGCCCGGGGGAGGAAGCCCCGTGGCTCTCGCAGGGCTTCCTGCGGGACTACACGTCGGACAGGACGACGGACGAGGCACTGCTCGACGACGACGAGGCGTGGCAGCACCCGCTGGTCCAGCGGCACTTCCCGCCCGGCCTGCGCGAGGACATGGTCCGCCTCCACCACGACCGCGAGTGGTTCCTCACCGTCATGGAGTCGTTGCCCCGCACCCTGTGCCACCTCGACCAGTGGCCGGCGAACGTCCGCTCCGGCGGCGCCGGCACCAGCGTCCTGCTCGACTGGGCGTTCACCGGCGACGGCGCCCTCGGCGAGGACCTCGGCAACTACCTCCCGGACTCCGTCCTCGACCTGTTCGTGCCCGCAGCCGAGCTGCCCGGCCTGGCCAAGGCGGCGTACGACGCCTACGTGCAGGGACTGCGCCAGAGCGGCTGGCGCGGCGACGAACAGCTCGTGCGGCTCGGCGTATGCGCCTCCGCCGTGAAGTACGACTGGCTCGCGGCACTGATGCTGGCGCGGGCGGACGAGGAGCAGCCGGCCTACGGCGGCGAGGGCACCGTGCCGGCCGAACTCCGCTACCGGGAACGGGGCCTGACCCTGGCCTTCCTGGCCGAATGGGCGGCCGAGGCACGACAACTGGCTCCCCGCCTCGGGTTCCCCGAAGCCCCCAGCGGCCGCTGAGCCCCGCAACGGAACGGAAGGTCATGGCACGCGTCGTCGAGTTGTCGTACTACCCCGTAAAGGGCTGCGCCGGCACGTCGGCGGACCAGGCGTTGCTGACGCCGGCCGGACTGGCGCACGACCGCAGCTTCATGGTCGTCAGCGAGGACGGCGTGTACCGGACGCAGCGCCGGGATCCGCTGTTGGCCGTCATCCGCCCCCTCATCACCTCCGAGGGCGACCACCTCACGCTCACCGCACCCGGGGCCGCGTCCCTCCACCTCCGGGTGGACATCTCCGGCGCCCGCCGGAAGGTCGACCTGTTCGGAACCGCTTACCAGGGCATCGACCAGGGCGACGAGGCGGCGGACTGGCTGACGGACCTGCTCGGCGCACCGAGCCGTCTGGTCCGGACACCGCCGGAACACGACCGGGTGACCGACGGCCTGACACCCGGCACCTCGGGCTACGCCGACAGCAGCGCCCTGCACGTCATCTCCCGCTCCACCCTCGACCTCCTCAACACCCGGCTGACCGCCCGCGGCGCCCACGCCCTCCCCCTGAACCGCTTCCGCCCCAACATCGTCATCGACGGCTGGGACGACCCCCACACGGAGGACCGTGCCCACCGCCTCCGCATCGGCGACACGGACCTCGGCTACGCCAAACTCGCCATCCGCTGCGCGGTCACCCTGGTCGACCAGCACACCGCCGCCCGGGCAGGCCCGGAACCCCTGCGCACCCTCGCCGCCTACCGCCGCGCCGCCCAGGGCGGAGTCGCCTTCGGCACGAAGTACGCGGTGCTCCGGCCCGGCCGGGTGGCGGTGGGGGACGAGGTGACGGTGACGGTGTGGGGGGAGTCGGAGCTGTGAGCGCCGGGCGGGTCAGCGCCGGGCGCGGCCCGCGTGCCGTCCGCCCCGGCGCCCGTTCCGCCCCCGTCGCGCCGCCACCGGTACCGCGAGGCTGACGGTCAGGGCGGCGGCGAGGGCGTAGGGCCACCAGCCGAAGCCGACGGCTTCCGAGGCGCCGGTGCTGCGCGGGTTCGCGGGGGCCGGGGCGGACGGGTCGGTGGCGGAGCGGCTGGGGGAGGTGACGACCGTCAGGACGACGTCGTTGCCGTCGCCGCCCCGGTAGCTGATGCGGTAGGCCGTGTCCGCCCGCTTCACAAGGGCGCCTTCCCTCAGGCCGGTGAAGGTTCCCGAGGTTCTTCTCTCGCCCCGGTGGTCGAGCACGGTGATCTCGCGAGCCGCGTGGCCAGTGGCCGGCACGTCGAGATGTCCGGCCAGCCGGGCCGGGCCCGTCACCGTCAGCGGCTCGTCCCGGAGGACCAGGGTGCCCTTCGGGCTCTGGGTGTAGGAGCCGTCGACGGTGAGGCCCGTCGTGACGGTGCCGTCGTTGGTGACCTTGCCGCTCACCGTGCCCTTGCCGGTCAGCGTCGTCGCCACGCGCAGGCCCGGCCGGCCCGCGTCCAGCCGTGCGTCGGCCGAGGTGAGCCGGATCGACCTGCTGTGGGTGAGGGTGGCTCCGCCGCGCAGGGCGAGGGTGCCTTCGGACACCGTCGTCGGCCCGGTGTACGTGACCGCCCGGCCCGTCAGGGTCGTCGTAGCGGTGCCCGACTGGGTGAGGGAGCCGCTGCCGCCGACGCGGGACAGGGTGAGGGGCCTGGCCGTGTTGCGCAGGACCAGGGAGCCGTCGTTGACGAGCCGGTAGTGGGTGCCGCCGGTGTACAGGCCGCTGTCGCCGCCCCGTTCGCCGCTGCCCAGGCGCAGGACAGCGCCCTTCTCCACCGTGGTGGAGCCGTCGTAGTACTGCACGGCCGCGAAGGTCACGTCGTTGCCGGGGGTGCCCGCGATGACGACGTCGCCGGCGCCGGGGGCCGACAGGGTGTCGTGGAACCGGCCGCCGCCGATGGGGGCGCCGAGCGTCACCGGGCCGTTGTAGTCGAAGGTGAGCCGGGAGCGCGAGCGGGCCGCCAGCAGGTTGATGTAAACGGTCTCCGCCGTGCCCGGCATGAAGATCCGGTCGGTCGTGCCGTCGCCCCACCGGACGTCCGCGCCCTTGATGTTGGTGCCGCGCTTGTTGACGTGTCTGCGGGCCGGCGTCCAGTTGAGGGCCGGGTCGCTGAGCGACGGGTCCGTGTCACCGCCCTGGTCCGACCAGCTGTACTGCCCGGTCAGGACGACTTTCCCGCCCGGCCGTGACTGGACGTTGATGTCGCTGCCGTACTCGCGCTGGTAGAAGTCCATGCCCATGGTGACGGTCCGGCCCAGCGGGGTGTCGACCGTCCAGGTGCCCTGGTTGAGGATCTTGCGGACGCGCGGGAGCGAGGTCGCGTACTCGGGCCGCCCGGCGTTGGCCTGCGTGCCGTTGTCGATCACCCCGGAGAAGGAGTGGGTGCCCGACAGGTCCCACGTGCCCCACAGGAACCTCGGCTGCGTGATCAGGCCCGAGCCGCTGATCGTGCCCAGGTTGTAGGCGCTCTTCAGCGACAGCCGCAGTGTGCCGTCGACCCGGATGTTGTCCTGGTTGAGGCGGAACGCCGGGGTGTCGTAAGGGAAGCGGCCGATCAGGCCCGTCGTACCGCCGTTGCCGTACTGGAGCGTCGCGCCCCGCTCCACCGTGACCGCCGGCGGGTCGGGGCGGGTGACGGTGACGTACGGGTGATTGCCGCCCGGCGTCCGTATCTGCTGCCGCTGCCGGGACTTCGGGAGCGTGAAGTCGCTGTCCTTGGTGAGGACCAGCGTTCCGCTGCCGCGCACCGTGAGCGTGCCCTCGCCGCGGAAGACGCCGTCGTACGTCGTCGTCCCGGGCGGCACGGTGACGACCGTGTCGCCGTCGAGCGTCACACTCCGGCCGGCCAGCACGTCGGCCGTGACGTCCCGGGGGCCGGCGGCCGCCGCCGGGGGAGCGGTGAGCAGAGAGGCGACCGCCGCGAGGACGCCCGCGGCCGCTGCTGTGGTGTGGGTGAGGCTGGGCACATCACCGGAGACGGGCCATGCCCCCGCCGATAACAGAAACTTCGGCGGCTGTCGTTTCCGGAACAGGCCGGACGGGTTCGTCCCGTCGGACCCGTTGACCTCCTCGTGTCACCCCCTTACCTTTCCACCGTTCGTAATGACAGATGGTGTTCGAAATCTCAGACGCTGCATCGGACGACAACGCCGTGTGTCCCCCAGTGAGAGGCAGGCCCCACCGCATGAGCCGCGACCGCGACCACGCTCTGCCCGAACCCCCCAGCCGCAGACTGCTGCTGAAGGGCGCCGCAGCCGCCGGTGCCCTGGCCGCAGTCCCCGCCCTCCCCGGCGTCGCCGAGGCGGCGCCCCAGGGAGAAACCGCTGCCGGAACACCCGCCGGGCGCCCCAGGCCGGCCCCCTTCGTGAACCCCCTCGTCCGCAACCGTGCCGACCCGCACATCCACCGGCACAAGGACGGCTTCTACTACTTCACCGCCACCGCCCCCGAGTACGACCGCATCATCCTGCGCCGCTCCCGCACCCTGAACGGCCTCGGCACGGCGGACGAGTCCGTCATCTGGCGGGCCCACGCCACCGGCCCCATGGGCGCCCACATCTGGGCGCCCGAACTGCACCGCATCGGCGGCAAGTGGTACATCTACTTCGCCTCCGCGCCCGCCGAGGACGTCTGGGCGATCCGCATATGGGTGCTGGAGAACGCCCACCCCAACCCCTTCAAGGGCACCTGGGTGGAGCGGGGCCAGATCAAGACGGCCTGGGAGACCTTCTCCCTGGACGCCACCACCTTCACCCACCGGGGAAAGCGCTACCTCGCCTGGGCCCAGCACGAGCCCGGCCTGGACAACAACACCGGCATCTTCCTCTCCGAGATGGCGAACCCGTGGACCCTGAAGGGCCCGCAGGTGCGGCTCTCCACCCCGGAGTACGACTGGGAGTGCATCGGATTCAAGGTCAACGAGGGCCCCTACGTCCTCAAGCGCAACGGCCGCCTCTTCATGACGTACTCGGCCAGCGCCACCGACTTCAACTACTGCGTGGGCCTGCTGACCGCCGACGCCGACAGCCACCTCCTGGACCCCCTGAGCTGGACCAAGTCGCCGACCCCGGTGTTCACCAGCAACGACACGACCAAGCAGTACGGCCCCGGCCACAACTGCTTCACGGTCGCCGAGGACGGC
It encodes the following:
- a CDS encoding alginate lyase family protein, translating into MSRTSPHTHHEGGGLSRRGLLKTAGGLTAALAVGTTATATTAGAAPATFTHPGMLHNAGDINRAKVRVAAGDDPWLSGWNRLTANSHSRSTWTNRATATIIRGGTGENYPQLYNDIAAAYQNALRWKVAGTEANAQCAANILNAWSRTLTTVTGNADRFLAAGLYGWQFANACELMRDHPAFDLAAAQDMLVRVFYPLNNQFLTGHNDACITNYWANWDLCNMASVMAIGILTDNAAKYDQAVTYFKSGAGNGSIQHAVPFLYGNVEGYDLGQWQESGRDQGHTVMGMGQMGALCEMAWNQGDDLYSYDGRRFMKAAQYVAKYNLNMDVPFTTYTWGTGQSCAQQSQTVPGSASRGQVRPVWAMLHYHYGRRLLLDDKYIAQMCFSVAPEGGGGDYGTTSGGFDQLGFGTLMYAK
- a CDS encoding carboxylesterase/lipase family protein, whose amino-acid sequence is MTADQADPVVRTPFGALRGRYERGVAVFRGIPYAAPPFGPRRFRPPVPLPPWDGVRDAGAFGPTPPKPPYSDAFAHYLSDPVVPGDDCLNLNVWTPQPGPGARLPVLVWLHGGALTRGSSAVPVYDGHSFARDGVVCVSINYRLGVEGYGLFPDTPPNPGLRDQIAALTWVYEAIEAFGGDPGRITLFGQSAGAISIGALIAAPQTQGLVRRAVLQSGPPEASERARVRRMVRRMAARLKIPATAEAFAAVDRELLLRTQAEVGKRSSPVVGGPAFGIVVDGDVVPRDPLEALTDGGAAPGVELLLGWTRDEYRLWLVPGGLLERVDRLGAVAVAGAMARCHCGGEVPRGYRTLHPEAGTAEIVGQLVTDHLLRLPLHHLADARTEPSYLYEFAWPSNLPGLGSCHALELGFVFDTGDAAESRKLAGEGAPQELADAMHAAWVRFAADGDPGWERWDAAHPVRVFGDRAPDAEDGVAYTAYGPRDRELALWQADALRPAEPAPVVVPADVSPARGTELRSAVRRLRRSGALRRH
- a CDS encoding LacI family DNA-binding transcriptional regulator, translating into MTRKSGDAGRSTIRDVAARAGVSASTVSRVLGGEYPVSAATRGRVMRAVRELDYVADARAKAIAGAGTPTLAFVLEDITGPSFAHMAHGVEREATRLGHLCLVCSTEGDVRHELEFVEMMRAQRAAAVILVGGTADTPEYRERTHRMADSLASAGSRLVLCGRPPLDPGAPVTVIEYDNEGGAYTLVAHVLAQGHRRVLYLGGRADHTTALGRERGYVAAHRARGLDPDPSLVLHGDFTRDAGHRLMQQALKDGLQFSAVVAATDMVAAGALTALHEAGLTVPDDVSLAGYDDIPFARDLHPALTTVHVPYEELGRLAVRTALERTPGAPDEHLLLGTHVVVRGSVGPPRAR
- the mmuM gene encoding homocysteine S-methyltransferase, which translates into the protein MTSTITLAEALAAGTVVLDGGMSNQLESAGHDLSDELWSARLLAEQPEAVTEAHLAYFRAGADVAITASYQATFEGFAQRGIARERAAELMALSVESAREAARRARVPRPLWVAASAGPYGAMLADGSEYRGRYGLSVDELERFHRPRLEVLAAAGPDVLALETVPDADEAAALLRAVRGLGVPAWLTYSVAGDRTRAGQPLEEAFALAAEADEVIAVGVNCCAPQDVDGAAATAARVTGKPVVVYPNSGETWDAEARAWTGRSTFTVGQVKGWQQAGARLIGGCCRVGPDGVAGIAGALAAA
- a CDS encoding amino acid permease, which encodes MTVPSPTEAAEPAEPATPAAPAPRRTFGLAAATALVMGNIIGGGIFALPATVAPYGTVSLLAFLVLSVGAVLLALLFGKLARRSPVTGGLYVYPRDAFGEFAGFLSAWSYWTMCWVSIAALAVAVVGYADVLIPLHGDHTLQALVALAALWLPAAANFAGTRWVGTVQVVSTILKFVPLLLLATVGLFFVDADNFGPFNASGQSVSGALAASAALLLYSFLGVESAAVSAGEVRDPERTVGRASVLGTLASALVYVLGTIAVFGLVPHDRLVDSGAPFADAVNAVTGSSWGGIAIALVAVASITGCLNGWILMAAQMPYAAARDGLFPAPFARLGKGGVPGFGVWACAVLGTLLIGLNYTAGPDTTFRVLVLITTFTGCVPYLLSAAAQLYWLARGTRDRVRPAGLARDLTVAVLSFGFSFWLIAGAGYAAVYQGVLFLFAGIPVYVWLRGRKDTAEAAA
- a CDS encoding MOSC domain-containing protein — encoded protein: MARVVELSYYPVKGCAGTSADQALLTPAGLAHDRSFMVVSEDGVYRTQRRDPLLAVIRPLITSEGDHLTLTAPGAASLHLRVDISGARRKVDLFGTAYQGIDQGDEAADWLTDLLGAPSRLVRTPPEHDRVTDGLTPGTSGYADSSALHVISRSTLDLLNTRLTARGAHALPLNRFRPNIVIDGWDDPHTEDRAHRLRIGDTDLGYAKLAIRCAVTLVDQHTAARAGPEPLRTLAAYRRAAQGGVAFGTKYAVLRPGRVAVGDEVTVTVWGESEL
- a CDS encoding autotransporter-associated beta strand repeat-containing protein yields the protein MPSLTHTTAAAAGVLAAVASLLTAPPAAAAGPRDVTADVLAGRSVTLDGDTVVTVPPGTTTYDGVFRGEGTLTVRGSGTLVLTKDSDFTLPKSRQRQQIRTPGGNHPYVTVTRPDPPAVTVERGATLQYGNGGTTGLIGRFPYDTPAFRLNQDNIRVDGTLRLSLKSAYNLGTISGSGLITQPRFLWGTWDLSGTHSFSGVIDNGTQANAGRPEYATSLPRVRKILNQGTWTVDTPLGRTVTMGMDFYQREYGSDINVQSRPGGKVVLTGQYSWSDQGGDTDPSLSDPALNWTPARRHVNKRGTNIKGADVRWGDGTTDRIFMPGTAETVYINLLAARSRSRLTFDYNGPVTLGAPIGGGRFHDTLSAPGAGDVVIAGTPGNDVTFAAVQYYDGSTTVEKGAVLRLGSGERGGDSGLYTGGTHYRLVNDGSLVLRNTARPLTLSRVGGSGSLTQSGTATTTLTGRAVTYTGPTTVSEGTLALRGGATLTHSRSIRLTSADARLDAGRPGLRVATTLTGKGTVSGKVTNDGTVTTGLTVDGSYTQSPKGTLVLRDEPLTVTGPARLAGHLDVPATGHAAREITVLDHRGERRTSGTFTGLREGALVKRADTAYRISYRGGDGNDVVLTVVTSPSRSATDPSAPAPANPRSTGASEAVGFGWWPYALAAALTVSLAVPVAARRGRNGRRGGRHAGRARR
- a CDS encoding family 43 glycosylhydrolase; translated protein: MSRDRDHALPEPPSRRLLLKGAAAAGALAAVPALPGVAEAAPQGETAAGTPAGRPRPAPFVNPLVRNRADPHIHRHKDGFYYFTATAPEYDRIILRRSRTLNGLGTADESVIWRAHATGPMGAHIWAPELHRIGGKWYIYFASAPAEDVWAIRIWVLENAHPNPFKGTWVERGQIKTAWETFSLDATTFTHRGKRYLAWAQHEPGLDNNTGIFLSEMANPWTLKGPQVRLSTPEYDWECIGFKVNEGPYVLKRNGRLFMTYSASATDFNYCVGLLTADADSHLLDPLSWTKSPTPVFTSNDTTKQYGPGHNCFTVAEDGRTDVLVYHARQYKEINGDPLNDPNRHTRVQKLGWKRDGTPDFGVPVADSVKVGE